The proteins below come from a single Psychrobacter sp. FDAARGOS_221 genomic window:
- a CDS encoding copper-transporting P-type ATPase, translating to MNHHSNKHPKPHEHHENSNYDRVPENYTGTVYVCPMHPEVRDIEDSGCPICGMHLKPEQEIEAEGDSHAHEHGHNHDSHHGTDTPSSGEIKDSQYNLVPEGYDRTVYTCPMHPQVRDIKNSSCPICGMALEPETVSLEEEDTTELDSMTRRFWLCTALTIPLFLIAMSEMVGINLNSMLNSYGISNTALNIIQLILATPVVVWGAKPFFIRGWQSIKTMKLNMFTLIAIGTGAAYLFSIVATFFPDIFPPSFKDHSGQVGVYFEAAAVITTLVLLGQVLELRARSQTSGAIRSLLELAPPTARRVDDQGQEVEVSLEEVKTGDKLRIRPGEKVPVDGRVIDGDSRVDESMVTGEPMPVSKSIDDSVTGGTVNGTGTLLIEAVNVGQDTVLSKIVQMVSEAQRSQAPIQKQVDKVSSWFVPAVIISAIITFIVWAIFGPDPALAYALVNAIAVLIIACPCALGLATPMSIMVGTGKGAQHGVLIKNAEVLERMEKVDTIVVDKTGTLTEGKPKLTSIDVSSGWQEEEVLALAAAVEASSEHPLAAAIVEAANERNLKLSTATDFDSITGEGVKATVNNKEIAIGNDKLMKRLNSYDSALSKQADKRRADGETVMFVAIDNTSAGLISVSDPIKSSTKDAIDLLHSENLKVIMLTGDNEVTAQAVARKLGIDEVHADVSPEDKNRIVQQLQSNGSTVAMAGDGINDAPALAQATVGIAMGTGTDVAMESAGITLVKGDLMGIANAHKLSEATMKNIRQNLFFAFVYNSLGIPVAAGLLYPVFGLLLSPMIAAAAMSLSSVSVIGNALRLRGMDLSLDASNK from the coding sequence ATGAATCATCATTCTAATAAACACCCTAAACCACATGAGCATCATGAAAACAGCAACTATGACCGTGTACCCGAAAACTATACAGGTACTGTCTATGTGTGTCCGATGCATCCTGAGGTCAGAGATATAGAGGACAGTGGTTGCCCGATATGTGGCATGCATTTAAAGCCTGAGCAGGAGATTGAGGCAGAAGGTGATTCGCACGCACACGAACATGGCCATAACCATGACTCGCATCACGGCACAGATACACCTAGCAGTGGTGAGATTAAAGATAGTCAATATAATCTTGTGCCTGAAGGTTATGACAGAACAGTTTATACCTGTCCGATGCACCCACAAGTGCGAGATATCAAAAACAGTAGCTGTCCAATATGTGGTATGGCACTCGAGCCCGAAACGGTATCACTAGAGGAAGAAGATACTACAGAGCTTGATAGTATGACTCGGCGCTTTTGGCTATGTACCGCGCTCACCATTCCGCTATTTCTTATCGCCATGAGTGAGATGGTCGGTATCAATCTTAATAGTATGCTAAACAGCTATGGTATCTCAAACACAGCACTGAATATCATTCAATTAATCCTTGCCACACCTGTTGTGGTGTGGGGTGCTAAACCTTTCTTTATAAGAGGTTGGCAGTCGATTAAGACCATGAAGCTTAATATGTTCACCTTAATTGCAATAGGTACGGGCGCTGCCTATTTGTTTAGTATTGTTGCGACCTTCTTTCCTGATATCTTCCCACCCAGCTTTAAAGATCATTCTGGCCAAGTGGGTGTTTATTTTGAAGCCGCCGCTGTTATTACCACCTTGGTATTGCTAGGGCAGGTGTTGGAGTTACGAGCGCGCAGTCAAACCTCAGGCGCGATACGTTCACTGTTAGAGCTTGCACCGCCGACTGCCAGACGAGTCGATGATCAAGGTCAAGAAGTTGAAGTCTCGCTTGAAGAGGTCAAAACAGGGGACAAACTACGCATAAGACCCGGTGAGAAAGTACCTGTTGATGGCCGAGTCATTGATGGTGACAGCCGTGTTGATGAGTCCATGGTGACCGGTGAGCCGATGCCTGTTTCAAAGTCAATTGATGACAGCGTCACTGGCGGTACGGTTAATGGGACAGGCACATTGCTGATTGAAGCGGTCAACGTTGGTCAAGACACCGTATTATCCAAGATTGTGCAGATGGTGAGTGAGGCGCAGCGCAGTCAAGCACCGATTCAAAAGCAAGTCGATAAGGTGTCGAGCTGGTTTGTGCCTGCTGTCATCATATCTGCCATTATTACCTTTATTGTGTGGGCAATCTTTGGGCCAGACCCAGCGCTGGCTTATGCGCTTGTGAATGCGATTGCGGTGCTTATCATTGCCTGTCCTTGTGCCTTAGGCTTAGCCACACCGATGTCAATCATGGTTGGTACTGGTAAAGGCGCTCAACATGGAGTGCTAATCAAAAACGCCGAAGTATTAGAGCGGATGGAAAAGGTCGATACCATTGTTGTCGATAAAACAGGCACATTGACCGAAGGCAAGCCCAAATTAACCTCGATTGATGTCAGCTCAGGCTGGCAAGAAGAGGAGGTTCTGGCCTTGGCTGCTGCTGTTGAGGCATCGAGTGAGCATCCGCTTGCTGCGGCCATCGTTGAGGCTGCCAATGAGCGTAACCTTAAACTATCGACAGCGACAGACTTTGATTCTATTACCGGTGAAGGGGTCAAAGCGACTGTAAATAACAAAGAGATTGCGATTGGTAATGACAAACTGATGAAGCGCTTGAACAGCTATGATTCAGCATTGTCTAAACAGGCCGACAAGCGCCGTGCTGATGGTGAAACGGTGATGTTTGTGGCGATTGATAATACGTCTGCCGGCCTGATTTCTGTTTCTGATCCTATCAAATCCAGTACCAAAGACGCCATTGATTTGCTGCACAGCGAGAATCTAAAAGTCATTATGCTAACTGGTGATAATGAGGTGACCGCTCAAGCTGTTGCCAGAAAGTTGGGAATCGATGAGGTGCATGCAGATGTATCACCTGAAGATAAAAACCGCATTGTGCAACAGCTTCAAAGTAATGGAAGTACTGTGGCGATGGCAGGCGATGGTATTAATGATGCGCCAGCCTTAGCCCAAGCCACAGTCGGTATTGCAATGGGTACAGGGACAGATGTAGCGATGGAAAGCGCTGGCATTACCTTAGTCAAAGGCGACTTAATGGGAATTGCTAATGCACATAAGCTAAGTGAAGCGACCATGAAAAACATCAGACAAAACCTGTTTTTCGCCTTTGTTTATAATTCGCTTGGTATCCCTGTTGCTGCTGGTCTGCTTTATCCTGTGTTTGGTTTGCTATTGAGCCCAATGATTGCTGCTGCGGCTATGAGCCTATCATCTGTGTCAGTGATTGGTAATGCCCTGAGATTGCGTGGTATGGACTTGTCGCTGGATGCTTCGAATAAATAG
- a CDS encoding glycerol dehydrogenase: MTKIINSPSKYIQGNGELLRLADYYSMVGESGAYILVDKFVYDNFKHNIEKSFQDNNINYQLQIFGGECTKEEINSNIELLKQNQCDAIIGIGGGKTLDTAKAVSYYANVATLIVPTIASTDAPCSALSVVYTANGEFDEYLFLKSNPNMVIVDTSVVVNAPVRLLVAGIGDALATYYEAKACETSNAKSIAGGNTTKAAMAIAKLCLEILLEDGYKAKLAVENQVCTKAVENIIEANTYLSGVGFESGGLAAAHAIHNGLTILEECHHMYHGEKVAFGTIVQLVLENRELAEIEHIIEFCQSLGLPTNLEDLGLKDVSKERLYEVAKVSTVPDETIHNMPFEVTADDVYAAILTADKLGTLL, translated from the coding sequence ATGACAAAAATTATTAACTCTCCCAGTAAGTATATTCAAGGCAATGGCGAGCTTTTGAGGCTTGCTGATTACTACAGCATGGTCGGTGAATCAGGGGCTTATATTTTGGTCGATAAGTTTGTTTATGACAACTTTAAACACAACATCGAAAAAAGCTTCCAAGACAATAACATAAACTACCAGTTACAAATATTTGGTGGTGAGTGCACCAAAGAAGAGATTAACAGCAATATTGAATTATTAAAACAAAATCAATGTGATGCGATTATCGGCATTGGCGGCGGTAAGACGTTAGATACAGCCAAAGCGGTCTCTTATTATGCCAATGTTGCCACCCTTATCGTACCGACCATTGCCTCAACCGATGCACCCTGTAGTGCCTTATCTGTAGTGTATACAGCAAATGGTGAGTTCGATGAGTATTTGTTTTTAAAGTCTAATCCTAATATGGTGATTGTTGATACCAGTGTGGTGGTCAATGCGCCAGTGAGACTATTGGTTGCTGGTATCGGTGATGCTTTAGCCACATATTATGAAGCCAAGGCTTGCGAAACATCCAACGCAAAATCTATCGCTGGCGGTAATACCACCAAAGCGGCGATGGCGATTGCCAAATTATGCCTAGAGATATTATTGGAAGACGGTTACAAAGCCAAGCTGGCGGTCGAAAATCAGGTTTGTACCAAAGCGGTGGAGAATATTATTGAGGCCAACACCTATCTAAGTGGCGTCGGCTTTGAAAGTGGTGGTTTGGCAGCAGCACACGCCATTCACAATGGTCTGACCATCTTAGAAGAGTGTCACCACATGTATCATGGCGAAAAAGTGGCGTTTGGTACCATTGTTCAGTTGGTGTTAGAGAACAGAGAATTGGCTGAGATTGAGCATATCATCGAATTCTGTCAGTCGTTAGGCTTGCCTACGAACTTAGAAGATTTAGGCCTTAAGGACGTATCTAAAGAGAGACTGTATGAAGTTGCAAAAGTAAGTACTGTGCCTGATGAAACCATCCACAATATGCCATTTGAAGTGACCGCAGACGATGTGTACGCTGCCATATTGACGGCTGATAAGCTGGGCACTTTGCTGTAG
- a CDS encoding bile acid:sodium symporter family protein, with the protein MFQLLPLFLAFIMFALGLQTQLSDFKQILINPKALVLGLAMQLLLVPFIAYMLVIAFNLTGSASADLGFGIMLLSICAGGITSNMMSWYAGGTIALSISLTAITSIIAILTVPLWVQFLYPLFFNQLPVDFSMASLSLRVLFITTIPVLLGISARHYFPSFIDRWQNRIQQVANVLFGIMVIGATVSNWTLMVSQITQIGILVLLMALMLLISSLLISTLFKLNAPARKTIAIEVSLQNGAMGIALASLLSQTDALSAFAMPSAIYGVLMNFIVLPFVFYQGYRYKQQGQIADKKA; encoded by the coding sequence ATGTTTCAGCTTTTGCCGCTATTTTTAGCCTTTATTATGTTTGCTCTAGGTTTGCAAACTCAGCTTTCAGACTTTAAGCAAATACTGATTAATCCAAAAGCACTGGTTCTAGGACTGGCGATGCAGCTACTGCTTGTGCCATTTATCGCTTATATGTTGGTGATTGCCTTTAATTTGACCGGCAGCGCCTCTGCTGATCTAGGCTTTGGTATCATGCTGCTGAGTATCTGTGCTGGCGGTATCACCAGTAATATGATGAGTTGGTATGCGGGCGGCACCATCGCTCTGTCTATTTCACTGACTGCCATCACCAGTATTATCGCCATTTTGACAGTGCCGTTATGGGTTCAGTTTTTGTATCCACTGTTTTTTAATCAGTTACCGGTTGATTTTTCGATGGCGTCGCTATCGCTGCGTGTGCTATTTATCACCACTATCCCTGTGCTGCTTGGGATTAGCGCGCGTCATTACTTTCCTTCGTTTATTGATCGCTGGCAAAATCGGATTCAGCAAGTAGCCAATGTGTTGTTTGGCATCATGGTGATTGGTGCAACGGTAAGCAACTGGACTCTTATGGTGTCACAAATCACTCAAATTGGAATATTAGTGCTGCTGATGGCGTTGATGTTATTAATCTCAAGCCTACTTATCTCTACCCTATTTAAGCTTAACGCCCCTGCCCGCAAAACCATTGCCATTGAAGTCAGCTTACAAAATGGCGCGATGGGTATTGCACTTGCCAGCTTATTGAGCCAAACCGATGCGCTCTCTGCTTTTGCAATGCCGTCTGCTATCTATGGGGTGTTGATGAATTTTATCGTGTTGCCTTTTGTGTTTTATCAAGGCTATCGCTACAAACAGCAAGGTCAGATAGCAGATAAAAAAGCTTAG
- a CDS encoding WG repeat-containing protein — translation MRKLTSTALLISSMTLSSLSWGLACELPNNYEVTCLINGVAVVPDQYSDLKGLINYKGDIVIPTQYEEIGYPEEGLIAVKNNGRWGYINRSNETVIDYAYDEAQAFSDGLAAVAKDGMWGFIDKQGELVIPYGYSEVKEFSNGRASFKSGEKWGVIDKEGKQIVAAKYDSPIIFKSGIYNTDFAQVEQNERYGLINLDGEETIPVIYSRMNSYYTDGLIGAKKGHKWGFIDTDGKVKVDFKYDDVDYFSDGLAKVTIESGDYERLSGFIDKSGKEVIPPIYKQAGSFSEGLAPVWVNEKWGFINKAGEMVIPPKFEDVHPHSLHAGFSEGLISVAMNGHYGFINKAGETVIPFIYYNTIGVFENDQVYVMADNDYYYINKQGERVEPVYPEKTEEKVEESSEDSESPMSALMDKVKSLFEWALGLVKA, via the coding sequence ATGCGCAAATTAACCTCTACTGCTCTGTTAATCTCCTCTATGACCTTAAGCTCATTAAGTTGGGGCTTGGCTTGTGAACTTCCAAACAATTATGAAGTTACCTGTTTAATTAATGGTGTTGCTGTCGTTCCTGATCAGTACTCTGATTTAAAAGGTCTTATCAACTATAAAGGCGATATTGTCATCCCGACTCAATATGAAGAAATTGGCTACCCTGAGGAAGGACTGATCGCTGTTAAAAATAATGGTCGCTGGGGTTATATCAACCGCTCTAATGAAACGGTTATTGATTACGCTTACGATGAAGCGCAAGCCTTTTCTGACGGTCTAGCCGCTGTTGCAAAAGATGGAATGTGGGGCTTTATCGATAAGCAAGGCGAGCTTGTCATTCCGTATGGTTATAGCGAAGTTAAAGAGTTTAGTAATGGACGCGCCAGCTTTAAATCAGGTGAGAAATGGGGTGTCATTGACAAAGAAGGCAAACAAATCGTAGCGGCTAAATATGATAGCCCCATCATATTTAAATCAGGTATTTATAACACCGACTTTGCTCAAGTAGAACAAAACGAACGCTATGGCCTAATCAATCTTGATGGCGAGGAAACAATCCCTGTTATCTACTCTCGTATGAATAGCTACTACACAGACGGCTTAATCGGTGCCAAAAAAGGCCATAAATGGGGCTTTATTGATACCGACGGCAAGGTAAAAGTTGATTTTAAATATGATGACGTGGACTACTTCTCTGATGGGCTAGCTAAAGTCACTATTGAATCTGGTGATTACGAAAGACTCAGTGGCTTTATTGACAAATCTGGCAAAGAGGTTATCCCCCCTATTTACAAACAAGCAGGTAGTTTTTCAGAAGGCCTTGCACCAGTTTGGGTCAACGAAAAGTGGGGATTTATTAATAAAGCAGGAGAAATGGTTATTCCTCCTAAGTTTGAAGATGTTCATCCTCACTCATTGCATGCTGGATTTTCTGAAGGTCTCATCTCAGTTGCTATGAATGGTCATTACGGGTTTATCAATAAAGCAGGTGAAACCGTGATACCCTTTATTTATTACAACACCATCGGCGTATTTGAAAATGATCAAGTCTATGTGATGGCGGATAATGACTATTACTACATTAATAAACAAGGTGAACGCGTCGAGCCTGTCTACCCAGAAAAAACTGAAGAAAAAGTTGAAGAAAGTAGTGAAGACTCAGAAAGTCCGATGAGTGCCTTAATGGATAAAGTTAAGAGTCTTTTCGAGTGGGCTTTGGGTCTCGTAAAAGCATAG
- a CDS encoding SH3 domain-containing protein, producing the protein MTTYYYQSPNGQRVEFETVEKISTSDNYELYSINSVAGFSITNLHFKKLKATLKNAAYQAKIEYMIRNKPPLNPSENTKICWPLHCVFDADQNFVGYMVPQVLDNSSDLQMLLTNDTSLTGDWRLFVHNTQNSYDLRIKTCLNICQALSPIVELNQYSFDSFTPNNIKVTTDGEVSLVDCELVLEPITPLTAEPDLTNEQNQDSLTVATQRQVAYTPPEMLDEQTTYGTKTEAIERFSLAVILYQLMFRIHPFLTNLTDSVNQSQILLTTISKGLFVHGKGKAILYNIPAAHQGFDALNPKLKQLFQLAFELDTKDERPTPHIWLENLSALISDDSHGLKPNLALLSKINTTKPIPTATSKDSLSGTPSDLTPSSVDPDNVYLQPNSPFTAAATKKNNLQNAAIIVIAIIAIGIVAYFAFANKSSEDNSEPEPGLNNAAETDSAEYDTNVLTPVTDGSSDDNGDDDDIDYSDPVVPEVQSRYDDDYDELEQQSTALPITEYKVTNRSLYVSTIRANVRQRPSLNAPVVAELEYNTRVLKTTAPVTNDGERLWVYVATTTGVRGWMSNRVLTAQQKPVVYSACDIRANEAQYVVSAISANVRSSARKAEGNVLGVIQQGEIVCPYMYVGSNDSKIGRWMGFELTNGEIGWIAESILEPVYGASGGYDAGLEYDEEADIWF; encoded by the coding sequence ATGACAACTTATTACTACCAAAGCCCTAATGGACAAAGAGTTGAGTTTGAAACCGTTGAAAAAATATCAACTTCAGATAACTATGAGTTATACAGTATCAATAGTGTCGCCGGTTTTAGTATCACCAACCTGCACTTTAAAAAATTAAAGGCAACACTCAAAAATGCGGCATATCAAGCAAAAATAGAATACATGATACGGAACAAGCCGCCGTTAAACCCATCAGAAAATACAAAAATCTGTTGGCCGTTACACTGTGTGTTTGATGCCGATCAGAACTTCGTCGGTTATATGGTACCTCAGGTGCTCGACAACAGTAGTGATCTACAGATGCTGCTCACTAATGATACGTCGTTAACCGGAGATTGGCGGTTATTTGTTCATAATACCCAAAACAGCTATGATTTAAGAATCAAAACCTGCTTAAACATCTGCCAAGCCTTGAGCCCTATCGTTGAGTTAAACCAATATAGCTTCGATAGCTTTACGCCAAATAATATTAAGGTAACCACTGACGGAGAGGTTTCGTTGGTTGACTGTGAGTTAGTCCTCGAGCCAATCACCCCGCTAACAGCAGAACCTGACTTAACCAACGAACAAAATCAGGACAGCCTTACTGTTGCTACGCAGCGGCAAGTGGCTTATACACCCCCAGAAATGCTCGATGAACAGACCACTTATGGTACAAAAACAGAAGCGATCGAACGCTTTTCTTTAGCGGTTATCCTCTATCAGCTGATGTTTAGAATTCATCCTTTTTTGACCAATTTAACGGACAGTGTTAATCAATCACAAATACTATTAACCACAATTTCTAAAGGCCTATTTGTACATGGCAAAGGTAAAGCCATTTTGTACAATATACCAGCAGCTCACCAAGGCTTTGACGCATTGAATCCTAAGCTAAAACAGCTGTTTCAATTGGCGTTCGAGCTAGACACTAAAGACGAACGACCGACACCTCACATATGGCTAGAGAACTTATCTGCATTAATAAGTGATGATAGTCATGGGCTGAAACCAAACTTAGCTCTATTGTCTAAAATTAATACTACCAAGCCTATCCCAACGGCTACGTCAAAGGATTCACTTAGCGGCACTCCTTCCGATTTAACGCCCTCTTCTGTTGATCCTGATAACGTCTATCTTCAACCAAATTCGCCGTTTACGGCAGCAGCAACAAAGAAGAATAACTTACAAAATGCGGCCATCATTGTTATTGCTATTATTGCGATTGGGATTGTTGCTTATTTTGCATTTGCTAACAAATCATCAGAGGATAACTCAGAACCTGAGCCTGGACTTAACAATGCAGCTGAAACCGATTCGGCTGAATACGACACCAATGTTCTCACGCCTGTGACAGACGGCTCAAGTGACGACAATGGCGACGATGATGACATTGACTACAGTGACCCCGTCGTCCCTGAAGTACAAAGCCGCTATGATGATGACTATGATGAATTAGAGCAACAATCAACGGCTCTCCCCATCACTGAATATAAAGTCACAAATCGCTCGCTATACGTCTCAACTATTCGAGCGAATGTAAGACAACGACCAAGCTTGAACGCCCCAGTTGTCGCGGAGCTAGAATATAACACCAGGGTTTTAAAAACCACTGCCCCAGTAACCAATGATGGCGAAAGACTTTGGGTATATGTTGCCACAACCACGGGCGTCCGAGGCTGGATGTCGAATCGCGTGCTCACGGCACAACAAAAACCAGTGGTTTACTCAGCATGTGATATTCGAGCAAATGAAGCACAGTATGTGGTATCTGCTATTAGCGCTAATGTCCGTTCCAGTGCTCGAAAGGCTGAAGGCAATGTGCTTGGTGTTATTCAGCAAGGTGAAATCGTTTGTCCGTATATGTATGTTGGCTCTAATGACAGCAAAATAGGCAGATGGATGGGCTTTGAGTTAACCAATGGCGAAATCGGCTGGATTGCTGAAAGCATACTAGAACCTGTGTATGGTGCTTCAGGCGGTTATGATGCTGGTCTGGAGTATGATGAAGAAGCAGATATCTGGTTCTAA
- a CDS encoding class I SAM-dependent methyltransferase, producing the protein MTQESTLSYYQANTEDYIEQTKSINMTPFYDWFIESLPFHLGPQRILDVGCGSGRDSFYFASKLAMKVTAIDANPLFIEHAKHHYGADIVDWMTLSFEDIDNQPWQQQFTAIWASASLLHVPFAQLPKLLDSLLSTLKSDGILYASFKHGDSERIDEHGRFFCDINEERLAQLISSLTHMPEEYEIWNTKDLRQQQQQPWLNVILRT; encoded by the coding sequence ATGACCCAAGAATCCACCCTAAGCTACTATCAGGCCAACACAGAGGACTATATTGAGCAAACCAAAAGCATCAATATGACTCCTTTCTATGATTGGTTTATTGAAAGTCTACCCTTTCACCTAGGCCCACAACGCATCCTTGATGTGGGCTGCGGCTCTGGGCGGGACAGCTTTTACTTTGCCAGTAAGCTGGCGATGAAGGTGACCGCCATAGATGCCAACCCGCTGTTCATTGAACATGCAAAACACCACTATGGTGCAGATATCGTCGATTGGATGACTCTGAGCTTTGAGGACATTGACAATCAGCCTTGGCAGCAGCAATTTACCGCTATTTGGGCATCTGCCTCACTACTACATGTTCCTTTTGCACAGCTACCTAAGCTACTCGACTCTTTATTAAGCACTTTAAAATCAGACGGCATACTGTATGCTTCATTCAAACATGGTGACAGTGAACGTATTGATGAACATGGCCGATTTTTTTGTGATATCAATGAAGAACGGTTGGCGCAACTTATCTCCTCATTGACGCACATGCCAGAAGAATATGAAATCTGGAACACGAAAGATTTGCGTCAGCAACAACAGCAGCCTTGGCTTAATGTCATATTGAGAACTTAA
- a CDS encoding acetyl-CoA C-acetyltransferase, translating to MSEAYIVAAVRTAGGRRQGRLSGWHPVDLAAQVLNALVDRTGVDPSLLDDVILGCVSQAGEQSTNVARAAVLASKLPQTVPATTIDRQCGSSQQALHFAAQAVMSGTQDIVIAGGVESMSRVPMGLPHWLPKKNGYGDYISPGILVHYPNAVFSQFDGAEMLVDKYNLSKSDIDAFALASHQKAITATREGYFDNEILPVAVKTADDDSQDKPSELHRVDEGIRFDATLDSISQVKLIQEGGKISAAAASQICDGASGIMVVNERGLKALGVKPLARIHHISVLGDDPVIMLEGPIPATKRALQKTGLTLDEIDLYEVNEAFASIPMAWLQALDANPDKLNIHGGAIALGHPLGATGTKLMTTLVSALQRTQGRYGLQAVCEGGGMANVTIVERL from the coding sequence ATGTCAGAAGCTTATATCGTAGCAGCGGTTCGTACTGCGGGCGGTCGTCGCCAAGGTCGCTTGTCCGGGTGGCATCCAGTAGACTTGGCGGCACAAGTGCTCAATGCCTTGGTCGATCGCACAGGTGTCGACCCCAGCTTGCTTGATGATGTGATCTTAGGTTGTGTCAGTCAAGCAGGAGAACAGTCAACCAATGTGGCGCGTGCTGCGGTACTCGCCTCCAAGCTGCCTCAAACTGTGCCAGCTACGACAATAGATCGTCAATGCGGCTCATCACAACAAGCTCTGCACTTTGCTGCGCAAGCGGTCATGTCTGGCACCCAAGATATCGTTATCGCCGGTGGCGTTGAGAGCATGAGCCGAGTGCCGATGGGTCTACCCCATTGGTTACCCAAAAAAAATGGCTATGGCGACTACATAAGCCCAGGAATTCTAGTGCATTATCCCAATGCAGTATTTAGCCAGTTCGATGGGGCTGAGATGCTGGTTGATAAATACAATCTATCCAAATCAGATATTGACGCCTTTGCGCTTGCCAGCCATCAAAAGGCCATTACTGCCACCCGTGAAGGATATTTTGACAACGAGATTCTACCCGTGGCGGTTAAAACAGCAGACGATGACTCACAAGATAAACCCTCTGAATTGCATCGTGTTGATGAAGGCATTCGCTTTGATGCAACCTTAGACTCAATTAGTCAGGTAAAATTGATTCAAGAAGGCGGTAAAATATCAGCAGCGGCGGCCAGTCAAATCTGTGATGGTGCTTCCGGCATCATGGTCGTTAATGAGCGCGGATTAAAAGCGCTCGGTGTCAAACCATTGGCGCGTATTCATCATATCAGTGTGTTAGGCGATGATCCTGTTATCATGCTAGAAGGTCCTATCCCTGCGACCAAGCGTGCACTTCAAAAAACAGGTTTGACCCTTGATGAGATAGACTTATATGAGGTCAATGAAGCCTTTGCCTCGATACCGATGGCGTGGCTGCAAGCATTGGATGCCAATCCTGATAAATTAAATATACATGGCGGCGCCATTGCTTTGGGTCATCCACTGGGCGCAACCGGTACAAAGCTAATGACAACCCTGGTTAGTGCCCTACAGCGTACTCAAGGTAGATATGGGCTACAAGCAGTGTGTGAAGGTGGCGGCATGGCCAATGTGACTATTGTTGAGCGGTTATAA
- the maiA gene encoding maleylacetoacetate isomerase, whose protein sequence is MKLYGYFRSGTSHRTRIALNLKGLDYEYIAVNLLEAEHLESEFQAINPQGLVPVLEVDGTRMTQSPAILEWLEETYPESPLLPQDSKGRARVRALSALIGCDIHPINNRRILVYLRKELGLNEAQVKRWCQRWINDGFSALEKELEQDKERGNFCYGNSPTLADCYLIPQVFSARRFEVDLTPYPNIVAIDSHCRSLEPFIKAEPANQIDAF, encoded by the coding sequence ATGAAACTTTATGGATATTTCCGCAGTGGCACTTCACACCGTACTCGTATTGCGCTTAACTTAAAAGGGCTCGATTATGAATATATTGCGGTGAATTTGCTTGAAGCTGAGCATTTAGAATCAGAGTTTCAAGCCATTAATCCGCAAGGCTTGGTGCCGGTGTTAGAGGTAGATGGCACGCGTATGACTCAAAGCCCGGCCATATTAGAATGGTTGGAAGAAACTTACCCAGAGTCTCCGTTATTGCCACAAGACAGCAAAGGTCGTGCCCGTGTACGAGCGCTTAGCGCCTTGATTGGCTGTGACATCCATCCGATTAACAACCGACGCATTTTGGTCTATTTAAGAAAAGAGCTTGGTCTAAATGAAGCGCAAGTCAAACGGTGGTGTCAGCGCTGGATTAATGATGGCTTTAGCGCTCTAGAAAAAGAGCTTGAGCAAGATAAAGAGCGTGGTAATTTTTGTTATGGCAATTCGCCAACCTTGGCAGACTGCTATCTGATTCCACAAGTATTTTCAGCGCGCCGCTTTGAGGTCGACTTAACCCCTTATCCTAATATTGTCGCCATTGACAGCCATTGCCGCAGCCTAGAGCCGTTTATTAAAGCTGAGCCTGCCAATCAAATCGATGCTTTCTAG